The Arachis hypogaea cultivar Tifrunner chromosome 14, arahy.Tifrunner.gnm2.J5K5, whole genome shotgun sequence genome has a segment encoding these proteins:
- the LOC112798260 gene encoding adenylate isopentenyltransferase 5, chloroplastic-like codes for MAPSWSVSSLGKKKVLFIMGTTGSGKSKLSINLGTQFPCEIINSDKIQVYRGLDIVTNKMAPSQQGDIPHHLLSIIDDPDYDFTANEFCKNVHDALELITEKGNIPIIVGGSNSYIEALVNDPKGEFQSKYDCCFIWLDVSLPVLYDYLDIRVDEMVDAGVVDEIRREAYDPKNSDYSRGVRRAIGVPELHYYFHILQNDSSDDVDEAYKTRVFLHAIDTMKINTHKLAKNQVTKIKRMVNELGWKMTRIDSTQVFEAVLRGEDYNHLYQEIVLKPSVEVVRRFLDY; via the coding sequence ATGGCTCCAAGTTGGAGTGTTTCAAGCTTGGGTAAGAAGAAAGTGTTGTTCATAATGGGAACAACAGGATCTGGAAAATCGAAACTTTCCATCAACTTGGGGACCCAATTCCCCTGTGAAATAATTAATTCAGATAAAATCCAAGTGTACAGAGGGCTGGACATTGTGACGAACAAGATggcaccttcccaacaaggtgaCATACCCCATCACTTGCTAAGCATAATTGATGATCCTGACTATGATTTCACTGCTAATGAATTCTGCAAAAATGTTCATGATGCCCTTGAACTCATAACCGAAAAAGGGAACATACCCATCATTGTTGGAGGCTCAAACTCTTACATTGAGGCATTAGTGAATGATCCCAAGGGTGAATTTCAATCCAAATATGATTGTTGCTTCATTTGGCTTGATGTGTCTCTCCCTGTTCTGTATGATTACTTAGACATTAGGGTTGATGAGATGGTTGATGCTGGTGTTGTTGATGAGATTCGTCGTGAGGCTTATGATCCCAAGAATTCTGATTATTCTCGTGGGGTTAGAAGAGCCATTGGAGTCCCTGAACTTCATTACTATTTTCACATCCTTCAGAATGATTCAAGTGATGATGTTGATGAGGCTTATAAGACTCGGGTGTTTCTTCATGCAATTGATACCATGAAGATCAACACTCATAAGTTGGCCAAGAATCAAGTCACCAAGATCAAAAGGATGGTCAATGAACTTGGTTGGAAGATGACTAGAATTGATTCTACACAAGTTTTTGAGGCTGTTTTGAGAGGAGAAGATTACAACCATCTTTATCAAGAGATTGTGCTCAAACCAAGTGTGGAGGTTGTTCGGAGGTTCCTAGATTATTGA
- the LOC112798261 gene encoding ubiquitin receptor RAD23d-like, with the protein MSLSVIELLHGVVRFTLDNSPVDMAIPINISATELSTQSSKLVFPKKKQSTQKLTSLSLSPAVVTGAPRSSPEIYCNMKINVKTLKGTHFEIQVQPQDTVADVKRNIEREQGAEVYPAAQQMLIHQGKVLKDDTTLEDNKVAENSFVVIMLSKSKVSSGEASTASSASAKQAAEPASSLPPTSLPSSTSQPPASTVGQGVSNSEQNPVTTPASDVAGIYGQAASNLISGSNLESTIQQILDMGGGSWDRDTVIRALRAAFNNPERAVEYLYSGIPEQAEVPAVARTPAIGQAANPSGEAQGQAQVAPSGGPNTNPLNLFPQGIPDMGANENAGDLDFLRNSQQFQALRAMVQANPQILQPMLQELGRQNPHLMQLIQEHQADFLRLINEPDGEENLPSELASAVPQTITVTPEENEAIQRLQDMGFDRDLVLEVFFACNKNEDLAANYLLDHQNEFED; encoded by the exons ATGAGTTTAAGTGTGATAGAGTTACTTCATGGTGTGGTGAGGTTCACACTGGATAACTCCCCAGTTGACATGGCTATCCCGATAAATATAAGTGCAACAGAGCTTTCCACACAAAGTTCCAAACTTGTTTTCCCCAAAAAGAAGCAAAGCACACAAAAactaacctctctctctctcagcccTGCGGTGGTTACCGGTGCTCCGAGAAGCTCACCGGAAATATACTGCAACATGAAGATTAACGTGAAGACCCTTAAAGGAACTCACTTTGAAATCCAAGTGCAACCCCAAGACACG GTTGCTGATGTGAAGAGAAATATAGAGAGAGAACAAGGTGCTGAAGTTTATCCAGCTGCACAACAAATGCTTATTCATCAGGGGAAAGTGCTTAAGGATGACACAACCCTTGAAGACAATAAAGTTGCTGAGAATAGTTTTGTGGTGATTATGCTATCCAAG AGCAAGGTATCATCAGGTGAAGCCTCAACTGCATCATCTGCATCCGCAAAACAG GCAGCTGAACCGGCGAGTTCTTTGCCTCCCACTTCATTGCCATCCTCAACATCTCAACCTCCTGCTTCAACTGTAGGACA GGGAGTATCCAATTCTGAGCAAAATCCTGTTACAACTCCTGCCAG TGATGTGGCCGGCATTTATGGCCAAGCAGCATCAAACCTCATTTCAGGAAGCAATTTAGAATCGACTATTCAACAGATTCTAGACATGGGGGGAGGTAGTTGGGATCGAGATACTGTTATCCGTGCTCTTCGTGCAGCATTTAACAATCCTGAAAGAGCTGTTGAGTATCTCTATTCG GGCATTCCTGAACAAGCTGAAGTACCAGCAGTTGCCAGAACCCCCGCTATTGGGCAGGCAGCAAACCCTTCAGGTGAGGCTCAGGGTCAAGCTCAGGTTGCACCTTCTGGTGGGCCCAACACCAACCCACTCAACCTCTTTCCCCAG GGTATTCCTGATATGGGTGCAAATGAAAATGCGGGCGACTTGGATTTCCTGCGGAACAGTCAACAG TTCCAAGCCCTGAGAGCGATGGTGCAAGCAAATCCCCAGATTTTGCAG CCCATGCTTCAGGAATTGGGTAGACAAAATCCACACCTAATGCAGCTCATCCAAGAGCATCAGGCTGATTTCTTACGCTTGATAAATGAACCTGATGGAGAAGA GAATCTACCAAGTGAGTTGGCTTCTGCAGTGCCCCAGACCATCACTGTCACCCCAGAAGAGAATGAGGCTATTCAAAGG CTTCAAGATATGGGATTTGATAGAGATCTTGTGTTGGAGGTGTTCTTTGCATGCAACAAAAACGAGGACCTGGCAGCCAACTATCTTTTGGATCACCAGAATGAATTTGAAGACTAA